A single window of Paracoccus albus DNA harbors:
- a CDS encoding ETC complex I subunit, producing MRVRIYQPARNAMQSGTARTRQWVLEFPHSDGREIDPLMGWTSSDDTQSQVRLRFATRAEAESYAKEHHLDYVVSEPKKRAQNIRPRGYGENFANDRIMPWTH from the coding sequence ATGCGCGTTCGTATCTATCAGCCAGCCCGCAATGCCATGCAGTCCGGCACTGCGCGGACGCGGCAATGGGTGCTGGAATTTCCTCATTCGGATGGCCGCGAAATTGATCCGCTGATGGGCTGGACCAGCTCGGACGATACGCAGTCGCAGGTGCGCCTGCGCTTCGCGACCCGCGCCGAGGCGGAAAGCTATGCGAAAGAGCATCACCTCGACTATGTGGTGAGCGAACCGAAGAAAAGGGCGCAGAACATCCGCCCCCGCGGTTACGGCGAAAACTTCGCCAATGATCGCATCATGCCGTGGACACACTGA
- a CDS encoding superoxide dismutase family protein, whose amino-acid sequence MRFQNQFIAALTSTALFGAGIAYAQDDETPAADDTAPAESDALPATSATIADAEGNQIGGIEVAFTESGMARVNLSLTGIATGNHAVHFHETGLCEAPFESAGGHLADGMEHGVNSPNGPHPGDMPNVTVPEGGALALTYFVPNLTSELVQDTDGTAFIIHEGEDDYMSQPSGEAGGRLGCAVIAPPAA is encoded by the coding sequence ATGCGTTTCCAGAATCAATTTATCGCCGCCCTGACATCGACGGCCCTGTTTGGTGCCGGCATCGCCTATGCTCAGGACGATGAGACACCAGCCGCAGATGACACAGCGCCAGCCGAATCCGACGCCCTGCCCGCCACATCAGCGACCATCGCCGACGCAGAGGGCAACCAGATCGGCGGGATAGAGGTCGCGTTTACGGAATCCGGTATGGCACGAGTCAACCTGTCGCTAACCGGCATTGCCACGGGAAATCATGCAGTTCACTTTCACGAAACAGGCCTGTGCGAAGCGCCGTTTGAAAGCGCGGGCGGCCATCTTGCCGACGGCATGGAACATGGCGTGAATTCGCCGAATGGCCCGCATCCGGGCGACATGCCGAACGTGACTGTCCCGGAGGGCGGCGCTTTGGCCCTGACCTATTTCGTGCCAAACCTGACATCAGAGCTGGTGCAGGACACTGACGGCACGGCATTTATCATCCACGAAGGCGAAGATGATTATATGTCGCAGCCCAGTGGTGAAGCCGGCGGTCGCCTCGGCTGTGCGGTTATTGCCCCGCCCGCTGCTTAG